The proteins below are encoded in one region of Pithys albifrons albifrons isolate INPA30051 chromosome 25, PitAlb_v1, whole genome shotgun sequence:
- the LOC139682852 gene encoding myosin light chain kinase, smooth muscle-like, with the protein MSQPGGAEEAFEHCDVVINSQEEVSDVYTQLEKLGEGKFGTVYRLQEKASGKIRAGKFFRTRTAKEREAARAEVELMNLLHHPRLVQCLAAFQRPTQLVMVMEYVAGGELFERIVDDDFEHTEPSSAQYMQQILEGLQFMHGQAIVHLDLKPENIVCVSPSSHWVKIIDFGLARKLAPDTPVKVLHGTPEFMAPEVVAFEPVSFSTDMWSVGVICYILLSGESPFQGDTDMETLSNITAARWDFEEETFSEISQQAKDFISQLLQKDPRLRPPSARALLHPWLQHPQPSSSKALPKDRIRQFLTRRKWQKTGKALLALNRLTLLSQNLERKAQDEEGLGCSPGEEQPSGALPQH; encoded by the exons ATGTCCCAGCCAGGAG GAGCTGAGGAGGCCTTTGAACACTGTGATGTGGTCATCAACAGCCAGGAGGAGGTTTCTGATGTGTACACGCAGCTGGAGAAGCTGGGAGA GGGGAAGTTTGGCACCGTGTACCGGCTGCAGGAAAAAGCCTCCGGCAAAATCCGGGCTGGGAAATTCTTCCGGACACGGACGGCCAAGGAGAGGGAGGCGGCCCGGGCCGAGGTGGAGCTGATGAACCTGCTGCACCACCCCCGCCTCGTGCAGTGCCTCGCTGCCTTCCAGCGCCCCACCCAGCTGGTCATGGTGATGGAGTA CGTGGCAGGTGGGGAGCTCTTTGAGCGCATTGTGGACGATGACTTTGAGCACACggagcccagcagtgcccagtacATGCAGCAGAtcctggaggggctgcagtTCATGCATGGCCAGGCCATCGTCCACCTCGACCTCAAACCAGAGAACATCGTCTGTGTCAGCCCCAGCAGCCACTGGGTCAAGATCATCGACTTTGGCCTGGCACGGAAGTTGG CCCCAGACACCCCCGTGAAGGTCCTGCACGGCACCCCTGAGTTCATGGCCCCAGAAGTGGTTGCCTTTGAGCCTGTGAGCTTCTCCACGGACATGTGGAGCGTTGGTGTCATCTGCTACATCCT gctgagtgGGGAGTCCCCCTTCCAGGGGGACACGGACATGGAGACGCTGAGCAACATCACGGCTGCCCGGTGGGACTTTGAGGAGGAGACCTTCTCAGAGATCTCCCAGCAAGCCAAGGACTTCATCAGCCAACTGCTGCAGAAGGACCCCCG gctgcgGCCCCCCAGTGCCCGGGCTCTGCTgcacccctggctgcagcacccccagcccagcagctccaaggCCCTGCCCAAGGACAGGATCAGGCAGTTCCTGACGCGGCGGAAGTGGCAG AAAACAGGGAAAGCCCTGCTGGCCCTCAACAGGCTGACCCTGCTGTCCCAGAACCTGGAGAGGAAGGCTCAGGATGAGGAAG